AATGTTAATTTGGAATAAGCATTTTAATGTAAAGACCACCATATTTGTGACCAAAACATAAACAAGAGTGCAAGACATGACCAAGATAACAGTAAGACCAGGAAGTACGATTTATTTGGTTGAATGTTAGCAACAACGCAATaaacaatcatgtttttttcccacccgtTTATTATGTAAATTCACATTAATGAAGCTGAAGTTCTGGTTCTTGACTGCTAGTCCAAGCCTTGAGCAAGACAAAGACCGGTCTTAATGTTAGGTTATACGTATGTATGAAAAAagtcccccttttttaaataaaggtttgtttatttttttcatgttataaGAGTGCACTTATCATTTACGTACACAGTACTACACGTGAACGGTGTTTTGGTTGGGAGTTGACAGCTTATAAGgagtttttgaaaataaaagctaGCGCTTGCTTCCTGAGTAGGCCTCAGACCGAAGCTAATGCTAATAGCCGTGTCGTTGCTCGCTTTTAAAAAAGGCAGTTTTCGATGTAGGACGCTGTGTTGATTTCTTATAATAAAACGTCTCCAGTTCTCAAGTTCCGAGGAAGTTGTACTGCTCGGTGGTCTTGTCGGGCGGCTAAAGTCCAGACGCGGAGGCTAAGCCAGCTCAGACGACAGCAAAAGGCGCGGATAACATTGTGCTCTTATTGCGAAGGATTCACCGATTGTGCCGGCGGTGTCGTGATAAGTTGGTCTAAAATGGATCAAACGATCAAATCGggggaaaattgtgaaatttCGCATCGTTTATTTGGAGTTGTGGAACTCGCGAGttgtatttataaaaaagaaaggaaataaAAGCAGTAAAGTAGCTGTACCTTGTAGTATTCGTGATGCTCGGCCGTAATCTCGGGATTGTAAAAGATCTCGCGAGACTGGGGTGGCCGTGGAGCATAGTCCAGTTGATGACAAAACAAGTCATGctcatttttaattgtattgtaatgattattttattattttactaaaCTAACcaattctaaataaaaaaaacgtttttttttaacttcaggaatgttaaaaatataaagttattgtgttgttgttgttttttactccTTATGTAGTGTCgcataaactccacacagcaggTGGCGGTATGGCACCTTACAAATGCCACCCGAAGAAGAAGACTATTTCCCGCCTCCTCTCAGCAACCAAAAAGTCGCCTTAAATCCTCTTAAAAACTCCCCACGCCGTTTACTATCATGCAGAACATGTTGACTCTCCTCTCCAACGCCCTTCGTCGGATCACCGGCAGGACTGCGGTAAGTTTTCCGACCAGTGTGCTCTCCAAGGGAAGCCTTTTTCGGCTCCAGACGAGCTAATTGTGCTAACTATGCTTGCTGCTGACCTTGTGGGCGCCTAGCTTGAACTCTGCTTATTCCTTGTTTTCCTCCTCATTTCATCAGTTACTGACTTTAATTAGACGTCAATCAAACAGCAACATGACTTTATACTCATTTTTTATCTGGTCAGTTTTGTCGTTAAGATTAACATTCACAATAAGGTACCATAAGCAAGTACTACACATTCCCACGTAAAATAATGACGCTTTCTTGTGGCCTAACTGCGTCTTTCACAACCTCTTTCTCAATAGCTGCGGTATTTCTGGAACTATAGTATAAAATGCTTTGAAAGTAACTTCTCACGTTTGACCAATGTCTTCCCTTCCTTTGTAATGCTCTATTTCTCACAAATTTGTCTCGCTTTTTGTTTGCTTTCACCTTCAACTGCACTCCAGGGAGCCCAAACCGTATCTGAGGTAAGAAGCACCTTCTTTTTGTCACTAATCTTTCCTTTTGGAACATTTTATACTCTCCATTCTAATTATTTTCACTGAAATATTCAACTTTACTGCCGTGAAAGGCTCCCACTGCGATCAGTTGAAAGAAAATGGCCCTGTTTCTTAACTTGGCGATGGAATTTTTTTCTACCTCTCCCCAGGAATTTCCAAGCATTCCAAGAAGCGTACTTGTCTAAATCAGGCCACATCGGTGTAAACACTGGGTCACTGTTCAAATGTTAAATTCTACACGCAGCAGACCTGCCTccgttttttcccctcccatTTTTGGAAGCTTGGTCTTAAGCGCCCCCTCATTAGTTGGGTCCTCTGCTTCCCAGTTGCTGATCGATCTGTCCGAGTACGTCAGTCTAACCTCGCCGGCGGCCCCCGACTTGGCACGGATGCGGCGGCTGCCCCGCAAACCCCCGCCGCTAGTCGGCGCTACGTCTGGCGTGGCGCCTTTAGCTAGCACGTCGTCCGACACGCCAGTAAGCAGCGGCGATGCCGGCCTCCAGGTCTGCCTCCCCGTTACTAACGTTTTCtggtgtaaacaaaaaaaaaaaaactcctaatCGGGCCCCCCGTGCTTTCCACCGAtaatttacatacctgtcaacctctgccgataactgcccttataaatgatgattgattccccttacaaactccccaaaaaccttacaaacaccgtacgactcgtacggtgtttgtaaggtttttggggggtttggaaGGGGAATCAatcatcatttataagggcagttatcggcagaggttgacgggTATGAATTTACTAAATCGTCTCATTGGCGTCGACCAGATCTTTGGGATTCGTTTTGGCATGGTCCGTCTCTTAGCGTGACCGGTAACGCTCGTCTTCAATGTGTGGAGCTCGCTAGCTGACCCGTTGGCTTTGTTTACTGGGCTTAGCGTGCTAATTTGTGTCTTCTCAGGCTGCCCGTGTCAGCGTGGCCCGATCTTTCGCCGACTTTACGCCTCAGGTGACCTTGGACGTCAAGGTGAGGTTGAAAACATCTTGATTGTGAATCCGCAAAACTGACCAATCTCTTGTAATCGGCTCTTGCGCAAGGGCGACCAATCAttatcgggttggttcgcgggccgctttaatgtcgactcgatttcacgtgggccggaccattttagatataatatttagattttttttaataaatagattaaaagaactggattaaaatccctgaatattcagttttttttatagatctaatacaatgtttattttagctttttatatatatatttttagattttacaaaatgatttttgaactaaaaacacagaagattgatttaaaagggagaaaatcaggaaatttaatatacatctatactccattttaatttgatcataaaacagaaagtcggcactcatgattgactttcccgggccacacaaaatgatgcggcggcccagatttggcccccgggcctccactttgacacctgtagcAGGTCGCTAGTCGATCTGTAAAATGctgacaaccttttttttttcctccctgccGCTAGAAATGCGATTTGCACCGATTGGAGGAGGGGCCTCCCGTAAAGGCGGAGCTAACGCGTGAGCAGGGCATGCGGTATTACCGTACCATGCAGACGGTGCGGCGCATGGAACTGAAGGCCGATCAGCTGTACAAGCAGAAGATCATCAGGGGCTTCTGTCACTTATATGACGGACAGGTACTTTTAATTTCcgctaactaccacagcacaccGTCCGTGAATACTGCGCATCATCATTCGACGAcccgtaaaaaaaattaaatcattttcttgttGCGCAGGAAGCGTGCGCCGCCGGGATCGAGGCCGCCATCCAACCGAGCGACCACCTGATCACGGCGTACCGCGCGCACGCCTACACGTACACCCGCGGCGTGGCCGTCAGGGAGATCCTGTGCGAGCTGACGGGTAAGGTCCCCCGGTAAAGAAGGCGACCGGTTCGACGCCGCGCCTCAGCCGTGTCGCTGCCCAGGTCGGAGGGGCGGCGTCTCCAAAGGGAAGGGAGGCTCCATGCACATGTACGCGCCGCATTTTTACGGAGGGAACGGCATTGTGGGAGCGCAGGTGAGTGCGCCGGCGTGGCCGTACGGTCGGACGGTTTGGGTTTATTCTGTCTTGTCGCGTTCAGGTTCCGCTCGGTGCGGGAATCGCTTTGGCATGTCAGTACCGAGGCAACAGGCAGTTGTGCGTGACGTTGTACGGCGACGGCGCCGCCAATCAGGTAACGGAACGACGGCTAATCCGTCCCCTCTTTTACTAACCGCCACAACGCTTTACGTTATCTTTTACCTGGGCTAGCGGTGAACGAGttaagccaggggtgtcagactcgggttggttggcgggccgcgttaacgtcaactcgatttcatgtgggctgtaccattttagatataatatttagatttttttatatatatggattaaaagaagtggattaaaaaccctgaatattcagttttttatagatctaaaacaatgtttattttagcttttttaaaatatatttttagattttacaaaatgatttttgaacttaaaacacagaaaaaatggattaaaaaatgacaatttttgatttaaaagggggaaaatcaggaaatttaatatacatctatactctttattttaatttgatcctaaaacagaaagtcgccactcatgatttactttctcgggccgcaaaaactgatgcggcgggccagatttggcccccgggccgccactttgacacatgtgagttaAGCTAATGTTGCCTTttcattacactttttttttccctccgaaCAGGGGCAGCTCTTCGAAGCATTCAACATGGCCGCCCTCTGGAAGCTCCCGTGCATTTTCATCTGCGAGAACAACCAGTACGGCATGGGCACGTCGGCGGAGAGGGCGTCGGCTTGCACCGACTACTACAAACGAGGAGACTACGTACCGGGCATTAGAGTGAGAAACGCGGCAACGTCGTCGTGACATTGTTCGGGGGTCCCGGGGTCGCGGTTCCAGCGAGACCGTGCGCTGGGACCGCCCCCTTGTGGACCCAGAGTAGAACACGACGCCTTCCGTGCGTCCTGGCAGTTACAGGTGTGAGCATTTACCTAGTCGCCTAGTGTTCATGTATGATACTGCGCACAAAATGTAAATAGGATAGAAGAGGCGGCCATTTTGCCCTCGCAACTTcagctctgtttttttttttccgcacAGGTCGACGGGATGGATGTCCTCTGCGTGAGAGAGGCCGTCAAGTTCGCGGCGGACCTCTGCCGAGCCGGGAAGGTAAGCAAGGCCAAATGCCTgattgaaaagaagaagaaaaaaagatcctGTCCTCTGATTGGTTCCTGTAAAACTTTGTCTGAAAGGGTCCAATTGTGATAGAGCTGAAGACGTATCGTTACCACGGGCACAGCATGAGTGACCCTGGTGTCAGGTgagtcttttatttatttatttcaatttaacTGTAAACTCATGCTTTTCTGTCAATGGCCAAATTTATCATGTACAAGTCTTATTTACCTCTCTGTTATGATGTTTTGTTTGTAGCTACCGTACTCGCCAGGAGATCCAGGAAGTACGAAGCAAGAACGATCCCATCGCATCGTTAAAAGAGCAAATGTTAAACAACAACATGGCGTCCGTGGAGGAATTCAAGGTACGAGCGATTACGTGGTGGTAGATTTCCTTAAATGgacctagatcaggggtagggaacctgtggctcgggagccacatatggctcttttgatgggtgcatatggctctccgctaacctgtggggtaaaatatggaaactatggaattatttttttcattgcactCTTCTGcatctcattgattagcaacaacgtaacaatgttgtcaaaataattcagagactttttgtactttaaaagtggtgaagtgactaaaagaggcacacattttcatttatgttgacttttaaattcggagcatggctctcaaggattaacatttaaaaatatgaattgtttatggcctatttcatcaaaaaggttcccgacccctgacctaGATAATGATAAAGCAAATATAAACGATGCTGTTGTAGCGCCAAGATTCCACAAGATGACGCCAGAGTGCACATCCCCTCCAAAGAGGTTTTCCCAAATGCCCACTAGGCAGATTTCAATTGATTTAGAAAGGGAATTGGAAAAAGAACATAACCATTTTGAACTATAACTTTAAATTGGAACGACGAGTGGTCATTGTTTACAAACATTCCAAAATGGCGTTCTCTTCTGAGCTGTGTTATTGACGCATATGGTTCTGATTAGGAAATGGACGTCGCCATCCGTAAGGAAGTGGAGGAGGCGGCGCAGTTCGCCACGGCTGACCCCGAACCACCGTTGGGGGATTTGTGCAACCACATCTTCAAAAATGAGCCCTCGCTAGAGATCCGTGGGACCAATCCCTGGTCAAAGCTCATCTCAGTAGGCTAAAACCGCAACGCAAAATCAGATTCTGACCAGAACTCTTCATGGGACCGAGTCTTGGAtcattttgacacatttttagtagcttttatttattaatataatttaatatatTATGATCTTGTTTTCTACTTGAGGTGTGTGCCAGCAAAACGTTTTAACAAGACAAATTATTTAAAGTTTGATGAGACTATTGTGCCGACTGCTGAATACATTGAGGACTGAACTGACTTTATGGAAATAGTacaatattttttcctcagatTGTAAGCAATATTTATAATTTTCACCCATGCACCAAAACTTTCTAATGTTTACCAGTTTTCaaacatatttcaaaataagCACTTTATCTTAATGTTGTCGGCTCACTTATCTGTTACAGTAATAGTCTGCTGTaccagttttgttgttgttgttatgtatgagatgaaataaaagaaaaagaaaagatgcgAATGTTTTGAGTGTTTCTTGCTAATTTCTGCTAGCTTGGATATGTTTGGACAGTTGTTCAAGCATTTATCAAATATGATTGATACCCATCTTAAGGTAAGTAGGAAGCTGTGTAATGGTATTATACGTAATTTAAatccaacattttctttttactaaAATAAGGATTTCGAAATTGCTTCCGCGTGTGCTGTCACCTGACAGCTTGGCTGCTTTTGATTGGACAAATGGAGTGCAACGTCACTATTAGAACGTGACAAGTCACGGGAATAACACGTCATGCGAATCAATAAAAATGTGCCaaatataaatctatattttaaaaatatcacaAGTACAAAGTAGAAATcatgttaaaatgtaaataaaactacaagaagtaaaaaaaaaatccccaaaaagtaaCTTTTACTGCACGGGAGCAAATGTAGTTTGGAAAGTTTCAGAGAGATAACAGGAACAAGACCGTTATTAATGTGGTTTAATGAAAGATTAGGAGTTCGACTGTCATTTACAAAGCAGGACAGGTAAGGCGACACCGGCCGCCATATTGGGAAGTACAGGAAGTGAACGTGAGGGCGGgagcaagagagagaaagaggaagaGACGACGAGACGAGACCAAAAGGGGGGGGGACGGCGGATAGACAACAGGAGTTGGACGACTATTTCATGTGTCTGTCTTCtcggaaaaggaaaaaaagggcgTCCTCTTCGCCTTTTCTAAATGTTcgttcgtccgtccgtccggtcGCAGGGAGGACGAGAGGGGCGGACTCAGCGCTAGTGCACACCCCCGCGTAGGTCGCCTTCGGTCGGCTCTCGAGCTCCGTGGCGGGTCGGCGCAAAGCGGCAAAGCCAGCCGGAACTAGcttaacattttttgttgttgccgaGAAGCGAACGAAGGTTGGAAGAGAAAAAGAAGTCGGCCAAGAAGGACGGGACGTTCCGGGACGTTCCGGGTGACCATAAAAGAGAGACAAGTCGAGGCAGAAGGAGGACAAGATGCCGCTGGCTCAGCTGGCGGATCCCTGGCAGAAGATGCCGATAGGGGGGACGACGGGGGAGGTGAGTGAGTCCCCTCAGTGCGCCGGCTTTTAAATCAAAGTTGAGCAACAACGCAAATATAAGCATGAAAATTATTCCCACTTTTCTACACGGGTTAAAAAAGACGGTTTTCATGACAA
This Stigmatopora argus isolate UIUO_Sarg chromosome 17, RoL_Sarg_1.0, whole genome shotgun sequence DNA region includes the following protein-coding sequences:
- the pdha1b gene encoding pyruvate dehydrogenase E1 subunit alpha 1b isoform X4, with product MQNMLTLLSNALRRITGRTAAARVSVARSFADFTPQVTLDVKKCDLHRLEEGPPVKAELTREQGMRYYRTMQTVRRMELKADQLYKQKIIRGFCHLYDGQEACAAGIEAAIQPSDHLITAYRAHAYTYTRGVAVREILCELTGRRGGVSKGKGGSMHMYAPHFYGGNGIVGAQVPLGAGIALACQYRGNRQLCVTLYGDGAANQGQLFEAFNMAALWKLPCIFICENNQYGMGTSAERASACTDYYKRGDYVPGIRVDGMDVLCVREAVKFAADLCRAGKGPIVIELKTYRYHGHSMSDPGVSYRTRQEIQEVRSKNDPIASLKEQMLNNNMASVEEFKEMDVAIRKEVEEAAQFATADPEPPLGDLCNHIFKNEPSLEIRGTNPWSKLISVG
- the pdha1b gene encoding pyruvate dehydrogenase E1 subunit alpha 1b isoform X1 encodes the protein MQNMLTLLSNALRRITGRTAGAQTVSELLIDLSEYVSLTSPAAPDLARMRRLPRKPPPLVGATSGVAPLASTSSDTPVSSGDAGLQAARVSVARSFADFTPQVTLDVKKCDLHRLEEGPPVKAELTREQGMRYYRTMQTVRRMELKADQLYKQKIIRGFCHLYDGQEACAAGIEAAIQPSDHLITAYRAHAYTYTRGVAVREILCELTGRRGGVSKGKGGSMHMYAPHFYGGNGIVGAQVPLGAGIALACQYRGNRQLCVTLYGDGAANQGQLFEAFNMAALWKLPCIFICENNQYGMGTSAERASACTDYYKRGDYVPGIRVDGMDVLCVREAVKFAADLCRAGKGPIVIELKTYRYHGHSMSDPGVSYRTRQEIQEVRSKNDPIASLKEQMLNNNMASVEEFKEMDVAIRKEVEEAAQFATADPEPPLGDLCNHIFKNEPSLEIRGTNPWSKLISVG
- the pdha1b gene encoding pyruvate dehydrogenase E1 subunit alpha 1b isoform X3, translated to MQNMLTLLSNALRRITGRTAGAQTVSEAARVSVARSFADFTPQVTLDVKKCDLHRLEEGPPVKAELTREQGMRYYRTMQTVRRMELKADQLYKQKIIRGFCHLYDGQEACAAGIEAAIQPSDHLITAYRAHAYTYTRGVAVREILCELTGRRGGVSKGKGGSMHMYAPHFYGGNGIVGAQVPLGAGIALACQYRGNRQLCVTLYGDGAANQGQLFEAFNMAALWKLPCIFICENNQYGMGTSAERASACTDYYKRGDYVPGIRVDGMDVLCVREAVKFAADLCRAGKGPIVIELKTYRYHGHSMSDPGVSYRTRQEIQEVRSKNDPIASLKEQMLNNNMASVEEFKEMDVAIRKEVEEAAQFATADPEPPLGDLCNHIFKNEPSLEIRGTNPWSKLISVG
- the pdha1b gene encoding pyruvate dehydrogenase E1 subunit alpha 1b isoform X2; the encoded protein is MQNMLTLLSNALRRITGRTALLIDLSEYVSLTSPAAPDLARMRRLPRKPPPLVGATSGVAPLASTSSDTPVSSGDAGLQAARVSVARSFADFTPQVTLDVKKCDLHRLEEGPPVKAELTREQGMRYYRTMQTVRRMELKADQLYKQKIIRGFCHLYDGQEACAAGIEAAIQPSDHLITAYRAHAYTYTRGVAVREILCELTGRRGGVSKGKGGSMHMYAPHFYGGNGIVGAQVPLGAGIALACQYRGNRQLCVTLYGDGAANQGQLFEAFNMAALWKLPCIFICENNQYGMGTSAERASACTDYYKRGDYVPGIRVDGMDVLCVREAVKFAADLCRAGKGPIVIELKTYRYHGHSMSDPGVSYRTRQEIQEVRSKNDPIASLKEQMLNNNMASVEEFKEMDVAIRKEVEEAAQFATADPEPPLGDLCNHIFKNEPSLEIRGTNPWSKLISVG